The sequence below is a genomic window from Paenibacillus sp. DCT19.
ACGCAGGCTTACTGGAACTTCGGCATACAGCAATCCAGCTTTTATCAACTGATGTTTGGTGGTTCGTTTTCTGAATTCAAACCAGATGCGGAGAGCATGCAAGGAACAGCAACAGCCTTGAAACAGATCTCCGAACTTACTCAAACCGCGATTAAACAAGGTCTTATTCAGGAAAAAGATCCTCTACTTGCAGTTCGTCTGATCTGGGCGCCTCTGCATGGTGTAATTCATCTGTATCTGGGTGGGCACATCGAGAGTGAAGAAGCAGCCAAAAAGCTCTATGACCATACTGTAACAATGATTATGAACACGCTCATCAACCCTTCTGTGCAAGGATAACTTGCGAAGATTGATCATACCTCCCTCTTTAGGAAAACAAAAAAACTCTCATCCCCAAAAGGGACGAGAGTTCTTCTTACGTGTTACCACACAAAGCTGAAATTCCTTACGACATAAAAATCAATTAGTTATTCTCGCCGTTCTCTGCTTCCCACCGTGCAATTTCCTTGCGTACAATTGGAGCAACCTCTTTACCCAACAGCTCAATCGCACGCATAACCTCATTATGCGGCATTGTGCCAAGTGGGGTGTGCAACATGAAGCGA
It includes:
- a CDS encoding TetR/AcrR family transcriptional regulator — translated: MKDQLFNTKDSTHNVTTFQEARLQHTENLRQNIVHAAASLLQEHGPEAVTVRRVAERMECSTKIIYNLFGKKEGLAKHLYMEGCTLLSQTFENVLPQASFEIYFRDLTQAYWNFGIQQSSFYQLMFGGSFSEFKPDAESMQGTATALKQISELTQTAIKQGLIQEKDPLLAVRLIWAPLHGVIHLYLGGHIESEEAAKKLYDHTVTMIMNTLINPSVQG